From Corynebacterium sp. BD556, the proteins below share one genomic window:
- a CDS encoding DAK2 domain-containing protein, giving the protein MSTQAQPAPFDGARLLSWARRSVAELERRRVEINELNVFPVPDADTGSNMAHTMHAAVAEAEKLPGESTMKEVAEALAKGSMRGARGNSGVVLSQVIRAVAQSVGEGVESGAVIADALNAAVRFVDRAISEPVEGTVVTVLGAAAVAADETRTRTLSIDAIANAALEAAQTALARTPSQLEVLRQAGVVDAGGTGLVVLLEQLVGEIAGTPQTQRAKDEAVAVDEAAIERHAPATSSASAELEVMFFYTGDVAQLEAQLSPLGNSLVISRADDNAGKVHIHSLDAGKVIETAMACGTISDVSVEVLPAGPVTQHPQRLIVALTPGGSLADLYTQAGAVTVPPGEAAVAKTLALIRRSPAHEVILLPNGLLNSAKIGSIEKSARAFNQTVTVLPTVRLVSGIAALAVHDANQPLQTVAFSMAEAAGEMRTAALQRVESPGLVQGGAVSEGDLIMVSRGQVTNTPADPVDALIFASRLLLEQGGEQISILYRPEEITSVDTEALSAQLGVEVMAYPADGLNAVAEIGVE; this is encoded by the coding sequence ATGTCCACTCAAGCTCAGCCTGCGCCATTTGACGGAGCCCGCCTGTTGTCGTGGGCGCGCCGCTCAGTCGCTGAGCTTGAGCGTCGTCGCGTGGAAATCAATGAGCTCAATGTTTTCCCTGTGCCCGACGCCGACACGGGATCCAACATGGCCCACACCATGCACGCCGCTGTCGCCGAGGCGGAGAAGCTGCCGGGTGAGTCCACGATGAAAGAGGTTGCTGAGGCGCTGGCCAAAGGCAGTATGCGAGGCGCGCGCGGCAATTCCGGTGTTGTTCTTTCCCAGGTCATTCGCGCCGTTGCGCAAAGCGTCGGCGAGGGAGTCGAAAGCGGGGCAGTCATCGCCGATGCCCTCAACGCCGCAGTGCGTTTCGTCGACAGGGCAATTTCGGAGCCTGTCGAAGGCACAGTCGTGACTGTTTTGGGCGCGGCGGCCGTTGCTGCCGACGAGACGCGCACACGCACCCTTTCAATCGACGCCATCGCCAATGCCGCCCTTGAGGCCGCGCAGACCGCGCTGGCGAGAACCCCCTCCCAGCTTGAGGTTCTGCGCCAAGCTGGTGTCGTCGACGCCGGCGGCACCGGTTTGGTGGTTTTGTTGGAGCAACTCGTCGGCGAAATTGCGGGCACCCCGCAAACGCAACGTGCCAAGGATGAAGCTGTGGCTGTAGATGAGGCGGCGATAGAAAGACATGCGCCCGCCACTTCTTCTGCCTCAGCCGAGCTTGAGGTGATGTTTTTCTATACAGGCGACGTTGCGCAGTTAGAGGCGCAACTGTCCCCGCTGGGCAACAGTCTTGTCATTTCCCGGGCCGATGACAACGCAGGCAAGGTCCACATTCATTCGCTTGATGCGGGCAAGGTCATCGAGACGGCCATGGCGTGCGGCACAATTAGCGATGTAAGCGTGGAGGTGTTGCCCGCCGGTCCTGTCACGCAGCACCCGCAGCGTCTCATCGTCGCTCTCACCCCGGGAGGTTCTTTAGCCGACCTCTACACCCAAGCCGGCGCGGTGACGGTGCCTCCCGGGGAGGCGGCAGTTGCCAAGACACTTGCCTTGATCCGCCGCTCGCCGGCGCATGAGGTAATTCTGCTTCCCAACGGGTTGTTAAACAGCGCGAAGATCGGTTCAATCGAAAAATCGGCGCGCGCTTTCAACCAGACAGTCACCGTGCTTCCAACTGTGCGGCTCGTCTCCGGGATCGCCGCACTGGCTGTCCACGACGCCAACCAACCCCTGCAGACGGTCGCCTTTAGCATGGCGGAGGCCGCCGGCGAGATGCGCACCGCGGCGCTACAGCGCGTGGAGTCCCCCGGTTTAGTCCAAGGCGGTGCGGTGTCCGAGGGAGACCTCATTATGGTCTCACGCGGGCAGGTAACAAACACCCCGGCTGATCCGGTCGACGCCCTCATCTTTGCCAGCCGACTCCTGCTGGAGCAAGGCGGCGAACAAATTTCTATTCTTTACCGCCCGGAGGAGATCACCTCTGTAGATACGGAGGCGTTGTCGGCGCAGTTGGGCGTCGAGGTGATGGCTTATCCTGCTGATGGATTAAACGCAGTCGCGGAGATTGGGGTGGAGTGA
- a CDS encoding uracil-DNA glycosylase encodes MNVPVHESWKQPLAPVEDQIHAMGDFLRAQPEYLPRGHDILRAFAQPFEDVRVLILGQDPYPTPGHPMGLAFSTQPGVAPPRSLVNIYTELNSDVGVAGREDGDLSAWSRQGILLLNRVLTVRPGAPGSHRGKGWEAVTEQAIRALAGRGTPLVAILWGKDAQSAAPFLGQTPRICSPHPSPLSAHHGFFHSKPFSRANQALVDQGAEPVDWSL; translated from the coding sequence ATGAACGTGCCGGTTCATGAATCCTGGAAGCAGCCTTTGGCGCCGGTGGAAGACCAAATCCACGCCATGGGCGACTTTTTGCGGGCACAACCCGAGTACCTGCCGCGTGGACACGACATCCTGCGCGCTTTTGCGCAGCCCTTTGAGGACGTTCGTGTACTTATCCTCGGCCAAGATCCCTACCCCACGCCTGGGCACCCGATGGGCCTGGCGTTTTCCACACAGCCTGGGGTGGCCCCGCCGCGTTCCCTAGTCAACATTTACACCGAGTTGAACTCCGATGTGGGTGTTGCTGGCCGCGAGGACGGGGACTTGTCGGCCTGGTCACGGCAGGGGATCTTGCTTCTCAACAGGGTGCTTACCGTGCGTCCGGGAGCGCCGGGCTCGCACCGCGGCAAAGGGTGGGAAGCTGTAACTGAGCAGGCGATCCGCGCCTTGGCTGGACGTGGTACGCCCCTGGTGGCCATCTTGTGGGGCAAAGATGCCCAAAGCGCTGCACCTTTCCTCGGCCAAACCCCACGCATTTGCTCGCCGCACCCCTCCCCGTTGTCGGCGCATCATGGTTTCTTTCACTCGAAGCCTTTCTCGCGGGCGAACCAGGCATTGGTTGACCAAGGCGCCGAGCCCGTCGACTGGTCGTTGTAG
- a CDS encoding RsmD family RNA methyltransferase: MNRIISGEARGRKIKVPPEGTRPTSDRAREGLFSSLQARFGIVDHVVLDLFAGSGALGLEAASRGAAEVVLVDIDPKAVEVITFNAGVVGHPNVKVEKLKASTYLAGAPRRHFSMVLADPPYELADDSVVEMLSALEPTLVDGAVVVIERHRESPETAWPPAYTPTTQKLKKRLYGIARMDMAVYTAPEKGHTP, translated from the coding sequence ATGAACCGCATCATTTCGGGCGAGGCCCGCGGCCGCAAAATCAAAGTCCCTCCGGAGGGCACCCGCCCCACGTCCGACCGTGCCCGCGAAGGCTTGTTTTCCTCGTTGCAGGCGCGCTTTGGCATAGTCGACCACGTGGTGTTGGATTTGTTCGCCGGATCGGGCGCTTTGGGCTTGGAGGCAGCCTCGCGCGGCGCCGCGGAGGTTGTGTTGGTAGACATCGACCCGAAGGCGGTGGAGGTAATCACCTTCAACGCGGGTGTGGTGGGGCACCCGAATGTGAAGGTGGAGAAGCTCAAAGCATCGACCTACTTGGCGGGAGCGCCGCGACGGCACTTCTCTATGGTGCTGGCCGACCCGCCGTACGAACTCGCTGATGACAGTGTCGTTGAGATGCTTAGCGCACTAGAGCCGACGCTTGTCGACGGCGCCGTGGTCGTCATCGAGCGCCACCGCGAAAGCCCCGAGACGGCCTGGCCGCCTGCATACACCCCGACAACGCAGAAGTTGAAGAAGCGCCTCTACGGGATCGCCCGGATGGACATGGCGGTCTACACGGCACCGGAGAAAGGACACACGCCATGA
- the coaD gene encoding pantetheine-phosphate adenylyltransferase: protein MTIAVCPGSFDPVTNGHLDIFKRAAAHFEEVIVLVTGNPTKTSGMFSVKERVQLIRQVTADVSNISVDFWGGLLVDYTTEHNVTALVKGLRSALDYEYELPMAQMNRRLSGVDTYFLLTDEKYGYTSSSLCKEVVKYGGDVTGLVPDVVVAAMKEKLS from the coding sequence ATGACCATCGCAGTCTGCCCAGGGTCTTTCGACCCCGTCACAAACGGGCATTTGGACATTTTCAAACGTGCCGCAGCCCACTTCGAGGAGGTGATTGTGCTGGTCACGGGCAACCCTACCAAGACCTCGGGAATGTTTAGCGTGAAGGAGCGTGTGCAACTCATCCGCCAGGTCACCGCGGATGTTTCTAATATCAGCGTTGACTTCTGGGGCGGTTTGTTGGTGGATTACACCACCGAGCACAATGTCACGGCTTTGGTCAAAGGTCTGCGCTCGGCGTTGGACTACGAATATGAGCTGCCCATGGCGCAAATGAACCGGCGTTTATCTGGCGTAGATACATACTTTTTGTTAACCGACGAGAAATATGGCTACACCTCCTCCTCCCTGTGCAAAGAAGTGGTCAAATACGGAGGCGACGTCACTGGGCTTGTCCCTGATGTTGTAGTGGCTGCGATGAAGGAGAAGCTTTCGTGA
- a CDS encoding ATP-dependent DNA helicase RecG — MLGFNDTRPLNLVIPLKQARALEKHLGISTCGELLRHYPRRYLHYGSGGSLEGAEVGDTVTVVGEVTAVRQITTKKRPIHKIQVDDGSKTIDATFFGSTYAMRVLTRGRRVMLTGKLSIFNGQPQMQHPDFVLLDGPTQATGSLRQLQNFGDLEEILAGRDWLALYPSTSKVSSWTIMGAVYAVLRSLPPVEEPYGFTPTGFCSLDQAIREIHEPRPEGPQQALARLKYDEAFGVALTMAVRRYDSQRASALPLPWVNDRAQNRLLNNLPFPLTQGQREVLREISQDMSANHPMTRLLQGEVGSGKTIVSLLAMLQAVDNGVQCALLAPTEVLAMQHARSLSELVSSADLPTRVVALTGSLPAARKQEALLKIMTGEADIVVGTHALIQDNVEFFNLGLVVVDEQHRFGVHQRDSLREKAGHNTPHLLVMTATPIPRTIAITVFGDLKVSTLRELPGGRKPIQSSVVPEFRPKWVERAWEKIREEVCAGHQAYIVCPRIDGDGGVVDVAACLSASEFKDLTVGVLHGRMKGEEKDAIMADFAAGGIDVLVSTTVIEVGVDVPNATVMMVRESEHFGISQLHQLRGRIGRGGNASLCLFHTLAAPDSPALARISTVAFTTDGFQLAEFDLYVRQEGDVLGVSQSGAHRQLKLINLIDDYDTVVRAYGDAEAFVGEHLELARRAVQDVQPGRFDYLDKS, encoded by the coding sequence ATGCTGGGGTTTAATGACACTCGCCCGCTCAACCTGGTCATTCCCCTGAAACAGGCACGTGCGCTGGAAAAACACCTCGGTATCTCGACGTGCGGGGAGTTGCTCCGGCACTACCCGCGCCGCTATTTGCACTACGGTTCCGGCGGCTCGCTTGAAGGAGCTGAGGTAGGCGATACTGTTACCGTTGTCGGCGAAGTCACCGCCGTGCGACAAATCACGACGAAGAAGCGGCCGATTCACAAAATTCAGGTGGATGACGGCAGCAAAACTATCGACGCCACATTTTTTGGTTCCACCTACGCGATGCGTGTGCTCACGCGGGGCCGTCGCGTCATGCTGACAGGCAAGCTGTCCATCTTCAACGGCCAGCCTCAGATGCAGCACCCCGATTTCGTGCTTCTCGACGGCCCCACCCAAGCCACAGGTTCCCTGCGCCAACTGCAGAACTTCGGGGACCTTGAGGAGATTTTGGCGGGAAGGGATTGGCTGGCGCTGTACCCGTCGACAAGCAAGGTAAGCAGTTGGACAATCATGGGCGCAGTCTATGCCGTTTTGCGTTCCTTGCCGCCCGTGGAAGAACCCTACGGTTTCACCCCGACCGGGTTCTGCTCGCTTGACCAGGCGATCCGGGAGATTCACGAGCCGCGCCCCGAAGGCCCACAGCAGGCGTTGGCGCGGCTGAAGTACGACGAGGCCTTCGGCGTCGCGTTGACGATGGCGGTGCGGCGCTACGACAGTCAGCGCGCGTCTGCGCTGCCGCTGCCGTGGGTCAATGACCGCGCGCAAAACCGGCTGCTTAACAACCTTCCTTTCCCGCTAACCCAAGGGCAGCGTGAAGTTCTCCGCGAAATTTCCCAGGACATGAGCGCCAACCACCCGATGACACGACTGTTGCAGGGCGAGGTTGGCTCGGGCAAAACTATCGTCTCGCTGCTGGCTATGTTGCAGGCCGTCGATAACGGTGTTCAGTGCGCTTTGCTCGCCCCGACGGAGGTGCTTGCCATGCAGCACGCCCGATCACTCAGCGAGCTTGTGTCAAGCGCTGATCTGCCCACCCGGGTCGTGGCTTTGACCGGTTCGTTGCCGGCGGCGCGCAAGCAGGAGGCACTGCTTAAGATCATGACCGGCGAGGCCGATATTGTCGTGGGCACGCACGCCTTAATCCAAGACAACGTGGAGTTTTTCAACCTTGGTTTGGTGGTGGTCGACGAGCAGCACCGCTTCGGTGTTCACCAGCGCGACTCGTTGCGGGAAAAGGCAGGCCACAACACGCCACACCTGTTGGTGATGACAGCCACGCCGATTCCGCGCACCATCGCAATCACGGTTTTTGGCGACTTGAAAGTCTCGACGCTGCGGGAGCTGCCCGGCGGGCGCAAACCCATCCAGTCCTCGGTGGTGCCGGAGTTTCGCCCGAAATGGGTGGAGCGGGCGTGGGAGAAGATTCGGGAGGAGGTCTGTGCCGGACACCAGGCCTACATTGTGTGTCCCCGCATCGACGGCGACGGGGGAGTCGTAGACGTTGCCGCCTGCCTGTCGGCCTCTGAATTTAAAGACTTAACCGTAGGTGTTTTGCATGGGCGGATGAAGGGCGAGGAAAAAGACGCCATCATGGCGGATTTCGCCGCTGGCGGGATTGATGTTTTAGTCTCCACGACGGTGATTGAGGTTGGCGTGGATGTGCCGAATGCGACGGTGATGATGGTGCGTGAGTCGGAGCATTTCGGGATCTCGCAGTTGCACCAGCTTCGGGGTCGCATCGGCCGTGGCGGCAACGCCTCGCTGTGCCTTTTTCACACTTTGGCGGCGCCGGACAGTCCGGCGCTGGCGCGCATTTCCACGGTGGCGTTCACCACAGACGGATTCCAGCTCGCCGAATTTGACCTTTACGTCCGTCAGGAAGGTGACGTGCTGGGGGTCAGTCAATCGGGGGCGCACCGCCAGCTCAAGTTGATCAACTTAATCGACGACTACGACACCGTGGTGCGCGCCTACGGCGATGCCGAGGCTTTCGTTGGCGAACACTTGGAGTTGGCCCGACGCGCCGTGCAGGATGTGCAACCGGGACGTTTCGACTACTTGGACAAAAGTTAA
- a CDS encoding thiamine-phosphate kinase, whose protein sequence is MIRTGFPTEGPTLGEVGEAEIIRAIVAAAPSSLNGDDAAVFRPSAPNSRVVAATDMLVWGQHFLPSYTTPRQLGRKAVVQNFADIEAMGARPIAALLGISAPESLPVAVVAQLAEGIFSTTEEYAAELVGGDVTKGEQLVISVTAIGSLGGNRAPLSLDRARAGQSLVAHGRIGYSAAGLDLLRSGRKIPLEFAELVDAHQAPRLTPGRGVVARAAGASAMTDNSDGLVADVSTMAERSGVQIDLDREALEPDDLQIAAGAFLGVDPWSWVLGGGEDHTLLGTIDADAPAGFRRIGTVCKGSGVTLGGRKPQSGSGWESF, encoded by the coding sequence GTGATTCGCACTGGTTTCCCCACCGAGGGCCCGACACTTGGTGAGGTGGGCGAAGCAGAGATCATCCGCGCCATTGTGGCCGCCGCCCCGTCCTCTCTCAACGGCGACGATGCAGCCGTTTTTCGCCCCTCCGCGCCGAACTCGCGGGTGGTTGCGGCAACGGACATGCTCGTGTGGGGTCAGCATTTCCTGCCCTCCTACACCACGCCGCGCCAACTCGGGCGCAAAGCAGTGGTGCAAAACTTCGCGGACATTGAGGCGATGGGGGCGCGCCCTATCGCAGCACTTCTAGGTATCTCCGCGCCTGAATCTTTGCCGGTTGCGGTGGTTGCGCAGCTCGCCGAAGGCATCTTCTCCACCACGGAGGAATACGCCGCCGAGCTTGTCGGTGGCGACGTAACCAAAGGTGAGCAACTGGTTATTTCGGTCACCGCCATCGGTTCGCTCGGCGGCAACCGGGCGCCCTTGAGCCTCGACCGTGCCAGAGCCGGCCAAAGTTTGGTCGCGCACGGCCGCATTGGTTATTCGGCGGCAGGGCTCGACCTTCTTCGCTCGGGGCGAAAGATTCCGCTTGAGTTCGCTGAGCTGGTCGACGCCCACCAAGCCCCCCGGCTGACCCCAGGGCGCGGCGTTGTGGCGCGCGCGGCTGGGGCAAGCGCCATGACCGACAACTCCGACGGCCTGGTTGCGGATGTGAGCACTATGGCCGAGCGCTCCGGCGTGCAGATCGACCTAGACCGCGAGGCTTTAGAGCCCGACGACCTGCAGATTGCGGCGGGCGCCTTCCTCGGTGTCGACCCGTGGAGCTGGGTGTTAGGTGGGGGAGAGGACCATACCCTGCTGGGCACTATCGACGCAGACGCCCCCGCCGGTTTTCGCCGCATCGGGACCGTGTGCAAAGGCTCCGGCGTAACCCTCGGGGGCCGAAAGCCGCAAAGCGGGAGCGGATGGGAAAGCTTTTGA